Below is a genomic region from Pseudomonadota bacterium.
CAGCCGGGAACGTTCAAGCGGTGCCGAATGTTAACGTTTATGGCTCTGGAACTTACAGTGATTCCAATGCCATCGTTAACATTTACGCGACGACTCTCGACTGTAATCTTATGAGTTTCGGGGTGACCCTTAACTTTGATCCTGCAGATGTTTCCTCAAGTGGTGTCAGTCGTAATAATGCGGTTTGGTATTTAGGAGATGGTGTTACGAACTCGGTTTACATGAGCCCCGCTGTTGATGTTTCCGGAGTCAAGATGATAGGTGGTCGACTTGATATAGCAAACCCGACTGATGGTTATGGTGGCCCAGACATTCTTCTCGGGCAGATGATATTTACCAGAGTAAGTGCCAATGTCCCGGCATTTACTCTGACTTATGCAGAGGGAGGGACATATGTCAATTACCGGACTGCTGCCCATGAAGATCTTGACACAATGCCCGGCGGGGTGGTTTTTGGTGCAGTAAACTTGGTCCCTGATGCTGATGGTGATGGAGTGCCGGATTCAAGCGATGTGTGTCCCGGATTTGATGACAATGCCGATGCTGACGGTGATCTGGTTCCAGATGGGTGTGATGCCTTCCCAAGTGACCCTGCAGAAGATACCGATACCGATGGTGATGGAATAGGTAATAATGGAGACCCATGTCAGTTAACCATGCCGATACGCAAACAAGGGGGTAGTGATTACAGCCAGGGACTCCAGGCCGTTTATGATTTGCAGCCGGCGACCTTCACTGTAAAGATCCAAAGCAACTATTTGAGTGGACCTTTGCGGCTTGACAAGGCAATAGATATTACCATCAAAGGTGGTTATGACTGCGCATATAGTCCGGTTAACTCTGGTGCACCAACGGTCATTGATTCTTTGATAATCGATTATCAGAGTGGAGCGGTAACAATAGATAACGTTTCAATTGAATAACTGGTAAGGAGTTGGGAGAGAATAGCAGCAGCATTTTTTGATGGTGCTGAACTTCTCCCAATTCTGAAGATACCAAAAGGTGATTTCCGAAACTGAAGATGGCTTGAGAATTTCAGTCAAAACTTTGGCAGAAGTACTCGGCAAATGTGGTAAAAAGAAAAACTGATAAACATTCAACCCATGAATAACGAAAGGAGAACAGGCAATATGAATAAGTCGGAACTTATCGCAGCAATGGCAGAAGTAGCAGACATCAGCAATGCAGCAGCAGGAAAAGCGCTTGATGGAATGATGGGTGCAGTGTCAGGATCTTTAGCAAAAGGTGATAAGGTTTCATTGATCGGATTCGGTACTTTCTCCGTGACCAAGAGAGCAGCCAGAGATGGCCGTAACCCTCAAACAGGCAAGACTATTAAGATCGCAGCAAAGAATGTGGCTAAATTTAAACCTGGCACCAAACTGGCTGACGCAGTGAATTGATACATAACATTATCTTGATCAGGGCGTTTGACATACTCCTCATGTCAAACGCCCTTTCTTTTTGTCCTAACCATCTTCCCGGATGAAAATTGTGCCTAAAATTGTGCCTAATTTGCATGCAAAACCATGATATCTGATGAAAACGAGTGATATCTAGACAGAGAAGCAGGTTTCTAAAAAAGCTAATAATATTAGTAAAATAGATCATTGTTTTTCACTGCTTGTCATCGTTCCGCACAAGCGGGAGGAGCGCTTCGAATCCCGTAGGGGTCACCAGAAAATACAAAGGGCCTGCGATTCATTTCGCAGGCCCTTTTTTTGTTCTCCTCCCCATGCGGGCATCAAGAAATGTCCAGGCGATAGCGACGCCGGGTGGATATTTTGCTTTTCTCAAGCAGCACCAAAAAAAGTTGCTCGTGCTTGGAGATAATGCAATAGCGCAAGCCTGACTCGCTCGTTAAGGCGGAAGTTCTCTGGGAAGGCTATGGTAACCGTAAGGAGACGATAAAATGTCTGCGCGAGGTCATGCGCCTTACAAATTTTACCGATCTAGTCCATCGCTGGGCCGTGAACATGATCGACGAGGTGGCATAAAAAATAACCGATAGCCAGAGGAAACACGACTCTGACAGAATTACTGCCTGTATGCACCTGACAAGTTCTTTGATAATTTATGCTTCTCGGTTAAATTGCTTTTCCAAAGGATTTAATCATGAACTATAGAACATTACGAGGCAGGAAGATTGGCCAAACGAAATGACAGCCTTATAGATGTCTTTTGTATTCTTTCCTGGAGGGTAAGTGTTATAACGGCATTCATAGTTTTTGCTGTTTCTCATTATCTCATACCAGCTATCCAGTTCGAAAATTTCTATCTTAAAGCCATGGCTCCATCCTCTCCGATACTGGGAAAAATGGTTTCAATGGTCTTGCTTGGTTGTGCGGCGTTATCCGCAGTTAACTCTATGAAAAAAACCAAAAGGCTTGATTCGCAAAAAGATATTGTTTCGATCAGGGCTCTTGGCTGGAAGGAGTTTGAGGAATTGGTCGGTGAAGCCTACCGGCGACAAGGCTACTCTGTGGTCGAAAACCATGGCGCTGGTCCTGATGGTGGAGTTGATCTGGTTTTGAACAAGGATGGCATGACCACCCTTGTCCAATGCAAGCATTGGAAAATATTGAAGGTTGGGGTGAAAGTGATCCGGGAACTGTTCGGTGTCATGGCTTCACAAGGAGCGCAAAAAGGGATTGTGATTTCTTCCGGAGAATTCACTAAAGATGCGATCGATTTTGCGAATAGCAACTCTGTTGAATTGATTAATGGCACAAAGCTGTTAGCGATGATTGGTGAGGTTAAAAAAGAGCACCGGATTGAAAAACCGTCATCTGTCTTAGAGAATGTAAAAAAGGGGTGCCCTGCATGTGGCGCGGAGATGGTCCTTCGGATAGCCAAGAAAGGGCAACATGCCGGATCGAAATTCTGGGGTTGTTCGAACTTCCCAACATGCAAAAAGACTGAGAAGTATGTTGGAAATGGATGATCTTTGATATTGGTAATTGTTCAATGGCCATTTGTTGTGTAAATTGTGGTTGTTTGTTAGGTGATCTGTATTTGAATACTCCCCTCTATAGGTGCATGGAGAATACAAAAAATTGGATAATCGTTTTTTCGAGAAGCCCATCTTAAACTCTCCCTACGCCTATCCCTCCCGGCACTGGGAACTTGATGATCAAGGGCAGCCAACCCAGGCAATTGCAGAAGAACGTCGCCCCGCCAAATTCATCACTCCGATTCCCAAACCCCGCAAACGTAAAGGCTTGGCCCAACAGCAATCATTGTTCGTCGATGCCACGGTTTCTTCCACCGAACAGCAGTACGCGGAAATACCCCACATCAATGAACTTCGTCGTCAGGTCGATGCCTGGCGCGACCTGCCAAACCCCAACGACTGGCATGTCACCCCGGAAACCGCCCGACTGCTCCAGCACTGGCGACACCATCGCTTCAGCGGCATTCGACCATTCTTTTGCCAGGTCGAAGCGGTCGAAACCGCCATATGGTTGACTGAGGTTGCGCCAACCCACAAGGCAGGCAAGAAATTTCTCGAACACATGGCAAATGCCAACGACGAAGCCAATCCAGAGTTGATGCGCCTCGCCTTAAAGCTGGCCACCGGCGCTGGTAAAACCACGGTCATGGCCATGTTGATCGCCTGGCAGACCGTCAATGCAGTGCGGCGCCCAACCAGCAAGAAGTACACCCGCGGATTTCTTATCGTTGCTCCCGGTCTTACCATCCGTGATCGATTAAGGGTCCTGCAGCCCAACGACCCGGACAGCTACTATCAAAGCCGAGAATTGATCCCGAGCGACATGCTTGGTGATCTGGAGCGGGCCAAGATCGTCATCACCAACTACCACGCATTCAAACTTCGCGAGCGGTTGGAAATATCCAAGGGTGGCCGGCTTCTGCTCCAGGGCCGTGGCGGTGAAGAGTTGAACACCCTGGAGACCGAGGGGCAGATGATCCAGCGGGTGATGCCGGACTTGATGGGTATCAAGAACATCATGGTAATCAACGACGAGGCCCATCACTGTTATCGGGAGAAGCCACCGGAAGAGGATGAGTCAGAGAAACTGAAGAGCGATGAGAAGAAAGAGGCGGATCAGAACAACGAGGCTGCCCGGATGTGGATTACCGGGCTGGAAACCGTCAAACGTAAGCTTGGCATCACCCGTGTCTACGATCTTTCTGCCACCCCGTTCTTTCTCAGTGGCTCAGGATATAGAGAAGGCACCCTTTTCCCCTGGACCATGAGCGATTTTTCGCTGATGGATGCCATCGAATGCGGCATTGTCAAATTACCTCGCGTCCCGGTGGCCGACAATATCCCCGGCGGCGAGATGCCGATGTTTCGCAACCTCTGGGAACACATCCGCGCCAAGATGCCGAAAAAGGGTCGGGGCAAGGGCGCCACTCTTAATCCGCTTGATATCCCCACTCAACTGCAGACCGCTCTTCTTGCCTTATATGGTCATTACGAGAAGACTTACGAACTCTGGCGAAAAGAAAATATCTCAGTCTCTCCCTGTTTTATTGTGGTCTGTAACAACACCTCGACCTCCAAACTGGTGTACGATTGGATCTCCGGTTTCCAGAGAATCAACAAAGATGGCACCAGCCAGCTTGAATTTGGCCGTTTGGAACTGTTCCGGAATCACGATCAACATGGGAACCCGCATGGCCGGCCCCGGACCCTCCTCATTGATAGTGAACAACTCGAATCCGGCGAAGGTCTGGACAATAATTTCCGCCAGATGGCCGCCGATGAGATTGACCGTTTCCGCCGGGAAATTGTCGAACGCACCGGCGATCGCCGCCAGGCAGAGAACCTTACCGATCAGGATCTGCTGCGCGAAGTCATGAATACCGTCGGCAAGCCTGGAACCTTGGGAGACTCGATCCGTTGTGTGGTCTCGGTCTCCATGCTCACCGAAGGCTGGGATGCCAACACGGTTACCCATGTCCTTGGTGTCCGTGCCTTTGGTACCCAGCTGCTCTGCGAACAGGTCATCGGCCGCGCCCTGCGTCGTCAGTCCTATGATTTGAACGAGGAAGGCTTGTTCAATGTCGAGTATGCCGATGTACTGGGCATTCCCTTCGACTTCACGGCCAAGCCGGTAGTGGCCCCCCCGCAACCGCCCCGGGAAACCGTCCAGGTCAAGGCAGTGCGTCCAGAGCGCGACCATCTGGAAATACGATTCCCGAGGGTGCAAGGCTATCGAGTCGAATTGCCCGAGGATCGGCTTACCGCCACCTTCAATGATGATTCCGTCCTTGAACTCACTCCGGAGTTAGTCGGCGCCACTGAGACCCGTAACTCCGGCATCATTGGCGTACCGGTTGATTTAACACTGGTCCATACCGGTGATGTCCGCCCCTCCCAGGTGGTGTATGAACTGACTTCACACCTGGTCCTCCATAGCTGGCGGGATGCCAACGATGAGCCCCAACTCCATCTTTTCGGTCAGTTAAAGCGGATCGCCCGCCAATGGCTGGATGGATATCTGGTTTGCACAGGTGGAACCTATCCTGCACAACTCAAATACAAGATGCTCGCCGACATGGCATGCAAGCTGATTACCGACGGTATCACCCGGGCAAAACAGGGTGAGATGCCGATCAAGGCGGTTCTCGATCCCTACAATCCGGTCGGCTCCACTATCCACGTCAACTTCAACACCTCAAAAAAAGATCGCTGGCAAACCGACGCCCGCCGGTGCCATATCAACTGGGTGATCCTGGATAGCGACTGGGAGGCCGAGTTCTGCCGGGTGGCCGAATCCCATCCCAAGGTGAGAGCCTACGTCAAGAACCACAATCTGGGATTGGAAGTGCCCTATCGCTATGGCTCAGAGACCAGGACTTATATCCCGGATTTTATCGTTCTGGTTGATGACGGGAAAGGGGACGATGACCCGCTGCATCTCATCGTCGAGATCAAAGGTCTCCGCCGCGAAGATGCCAAGTTGAAGAAGGCCACCATGGAGAACTATTGGGTGCCGGGGGTGAACAACCTGGAGCGGTATGGTCACTGGGCCTTTGCCGAGTTTACCGAGGTCTA
It encodes:
- a CDS encoding HU family DNA-binding protein, translated to MNKSELIAAMAEVADISNAAAGKALDGMMGAVSGSLAKGDKVSLIGFGTFSVTKRAARDGRNPQTGKTIKIAAKNVAKFKPGTKLADAVN
- a CDS encoding thrombospondin type 3 repeat-containing protein, coding for MINRFSYIFATLLVLMFSAGNVQAVPNVNVYGSGTYSDSNAIVNIYATTLDCNLMSFGVTLNFDPADVSSSGVSRNNAVWYLGDGVTNSVYMSPAVDVSGVKMIGGRLDIANPTDGYGGPDILLGQMIFTRVSANVPAFTLTYAEGGTYVNYRTAAHEDLDTMPGGVVFGAVNLVPDADGDGVPDSSDVCPGFDDNADADGDLVPDGCDAFPSDPAEDTDTDGDGIGNNGDPCQLTMPIRKQGGSDYSQGLQAVYDLQPATFTVKIQSNYLSGPLRLDKAIDITIKGGYDCAYSPVNSGAPTVIDSLIIDYQSGAVTIDNVSIE
- a CDS encoding DEAD/DEAH box helicase family protein translates to MDNRFFEKPILNSPYAYPSRHWELDDQGQPTQAIAEERRPAKFITPIPKPRKRKGLAQQQSLFVDATVSSTEQQYAEIPHINELRRQVDAWRDLPNPNDWHVTPETARLLQHWRHHRFSGIRPFFCQVEAVETAIWLTEVAPTHKAGKKFLEHMANANDEANPELMRLALKLATGAGKTTVMAMLIAWQTVNAVRRPTSKKYTRGFLIVAPGLTIRDRLRVLQPNDPDSYYQSRELIPSDMLGDLERAKIVITNYHAFKLRERLEISKGGRLLLQGRGGEELNTLETEGQMIQRVMPDLMGIKNIMVINDEAHHCYREKPPEEDESEKLKSDEKKEADQNNEAARMWITGLETVKRKLGITRVYDLSATPFFLSGSGYREGTLFPWTMSDFSLMDAIECGIVKLPRVPVADNIPGGEMPMFRNLWEHIRAKMPKKGRGKGATLNPLDIPTQLQTALLALYGHYEKTYELWRKENISVSPCFIVVCNNTSTSKLVYDWISGFQRINKDGTSQLEFGRLELFRNHDQHGNPHGRPRTLLIDSEQLESGEGLDNNFRQMAADEIDRFRREIVERTGDRRQAENLTDQDLLREVMNTVGKPGTLGDSIRCVVSVSMLTEGWDANTVTHVLGVRAFGTQLLCEQVIGRALRRQSYDLNEEGLFNVEYADVLGIPFDFTAKPVVAPPQPPRETVQVKAVRPERDHLEIRFPRVQGYRVELPEDRLTATFNDDSVLELTPELVGATETRNSGIIGVPVDLTLVHTGDVRPSQVVYELTSHLVLHSWRDANDEPQLHLFGQLKRIARQWLDGYLVCTGGTYPAQLKYKMLADMACKLITDGITRAKQGEMPIKAVLDPYNPVGSTIHVNFNTSKKDRWQTDARRCHINWVILDSDWEAEFCRVAESHPKVRAYVKNHNLGLEVPYRYGSETRTYIPDFIVLVDDGKGDDDPLHLIVEIKGLRREDAKLKKATMENYWVPGVNNLERYGHWAFAEFTEVYRIESDFEARVESLFNKMIETVANREG
- a CDS encoding DUF2034 domain-containing protein: MAKRNDSLIDVFCILSWRVSVITAFIVFAVSHYLIPAIQFENFYLKAMAPSSPILGKMVSMVLLGCAALSAVNSMKKTKRLDSQKDIVSIRALGWKEFEELVGEAYRRQGYSVVENHGAGPDGGVDLVLNKDGMTTLVQCKHWKILKVGVKVIRELFGVMASQGAQKGIVISSGEFTKDAIDFANSNSVELINGTKLLAMIGEVKKEHRIEKPSSVLENVKKGCPACGAEMVLRIAKKGQHAGSKFWGCSNFPTCKKTEKYVGNG